From a region of the Equus przewalskii isolate Varuska chromosome 2, EquPr2, whole genome shotgun sequence genome:
- the FABP2 gene encoding fatty acid-binding protein, intestinal — MAFDGTWKVDRSENSDEFLEKMGLDTMKRKLAAHDNLKLTITQEGTKFTVKESSSFRKSEIVFELGVTFNYKLGDGTEVSGSWNAEGNKHVGKFKRLDNGNELTVIREIIGGEMVQTYIYEGVEAKRIFKKE, encoded by the exons ATGGCGTTTGATGGTACTTGGAAGGTAGACCGGAGTGAGAACTCTGACGAGTTCTTGGAAAAAATGG GTCTtgatacaatgaaaaggaagcTTGCAGCTCATGACAATTTGAAGCTGACAATTACACAAGAAGGAACAAAATTCACGGTCAAAGAATCAAGCAGTTTTCGAAAAAGTGAAATTGTTTTTGAGCTTGGTGTCACTTTTAATTACAAGCTAGGAGACGGAACTGAAGTCAGC ggGAGTTGGAACGCAGAGGGAAATAAACACGTTGGAAAATTCAAACGGTTAGACAACGGAAATGAACTGACTGTCATCCGAGAAATCATAGGTGGTGAAATGGTCCAA ACTTACATATATGAAGGAGTAGAAGCCAAGAGGATCTTCAAAAAGGAGTGA